In the Adlercreutzia equolifaciens DSM 19450 genome, one interval contains:
- a CDS encoding manganese efflux pump MntP family protein, whose protein sequence is MGFIELFLTGVGLSMDAFAVAICKGLGMRKIRWRDALVIALFFGGFQALMPLIGWAAGSLFASTITAVDHWIAFGLLAFIGGKMLWDAFHEEDSPCVCGRDCATCQRRGGADCDDPEAARQAPIAPPLDYRELVMLAIATSIDALAVGITFAFLGVNIWVAIAIIGVTTFALSLVGVVVGNQFGSRFEKPATIAGGIVLILIGLKILIEHLAG, encoded by the coding sequence GTGGGTTTCATCGAGTTGTTCCTGACGGGCGTCGGGCTTTCCATGGACGCGTTCGCCGTGGCCATCTGCAAAGGCCTCGGCATGCGGAAGATACGTTGGCGCGATGCGCTGGTGATCGCCCTGTTCTTCGGGGGCTTTCAGGCGCTCATGCCGCTTATCGGTTGGGCCGCAGGCTCGCTGTTCGCCAGCACCATCACCGCCGTCGATCACTGGATTGCTTTCGGGCTTCTCGCCTTCATCGGCGGCAAGATGCTCTGGGACGCCTTCCACGAGGAGGACTCCCCGTGCGTGTGCGGGCGCGATTGCGCGACGTGCCAACGCCGCGGAGGCGCCGATTGCGACGATCCCGAGGCGGCGCGGCAGGCGCCGATCGCCCCGCCCCTCGATTATCGCGAGCTTGTCATGCTCGCCATCGCCACGAGCATCGATGCCTTGGCTGTGGGCATCACGTTTGCCTTCCTCGGAGTGAACATTTGGGTCGCCATCGCGATCATCGGTGTCACCACTTTCGCGCTGTCGCTTGTCGGCGTAGTGGTCGGCAACCAGTTCGGCTCGCGTTTCGAAAAGCCCGCCACCATCGCCGGCGGCATCGTCCTCATCCTCATCGGCCTGAAAATCCTCATCGAGCACCTCGCCGGCTAA
- a CDS encoding HAD family hydrolase codes for MTNLTAQLEDERVIMPQASTYVRIPDDAAFRGETGPLPAGVRRVTPDALGAVRLMDGPIARNAEGKVQVAAFDFDGTCIQGNSPVMLVRYLVRRRMLSPSVVARILSWAFAYKTRLPQNEAWVRGLVFRAFAGRPVAEVNGFLRDFYDQVIDRRFRADAEAEMAAHEEAGHAVVCVSATFEPIIAAAMERRPIQYAIATRMRVDFQGNYTDEVEGEPIEGPEKVVVLRRLCDELFGADGWELAWAYGDHHSDRAMLAAAKSAYAVTPDRPLTRTANAQGYDILEW; via the coding sequence TTGACGAACCTGACCGCACAGCTGGAGGACGAGCGAGTGATTATGCCCCAGGCGAGCACCTATGTGAGAATTCCCGACGACGCGGCTTTTCGCGGCGAGACCGGGCCGCTTCCCGCCGGGGTGCGTCGCGTGACCCCCGACGCCTTGGGCGCCGTCCGACTCATGGACGGGCCGATTGCGCGCAACGCCGAGGGGAAAGTCCAGGTGGCGGCCTTCGATTTCGATGGCACGTGCATCCAGGGCAACTCGCCGGTCATGCTCGTACGCTATCTGGTGCGCCGGCGCATGCTGTCGCCCTCGGTGGTGGCCCGCATTCTCAGCTGGGCCTTCGCCTACAAGACGCGCCTGCCCCAGAACGAGGCCTGGGTGCGGGGGCTGGTGTTCCGCGCGTTCGCGGGGCGGCCGGTCGCGGAGGTGAACGGGTTTCTGCGCGACTTCTACGACCAGGTCATCGACCGGCGTTTTCGCGCCGATGCCGAGGCCGAGATGGCGGCCCACGAGGAGGCGGGGCATGCCGTGGTGTGCGTGTCGGCCACCTTCGAGCCCATCATCGCCGCGGCCATGGAGCGCCGCCCCATCCAGTACGCCATCGCCACGCGCATGAGGGTCGACTTCCAGGGCAACTACACCGACGAGGTGGAGGGCGAGCCCATCGAGGGCCCCGAGAAGGTGGTGGTGCTCCGTCGCCTGTGCGACGAGCTGTTCGGCGCGGACGGCTGGGAGCTCGCCTGGGCCTACGGCGACCATCATTCCGATAGGGCCATGCTGGCCGCTGCGAAGAGCGCCTACGCGGTCACGCCGGATCGGCCCCTTACGCGCACGGCCAACGCTCAGGGCTACGATATCTTGGAATGGTAG
- a CDS encoding ABC transporter ATP-binding protein yields MSGHPSFIPKAGGGPRRGSGGHGHGPGGHGPAARMMGGEKALAFGPTMKRMLAFMGQFKGRLLLVLLFAIASTAFSIVGPKVLSEATTVLFDGAVASAAGTGSIDFDAIGRILLATLVLYLLSAACSWVQSWVMSYVSQQTCYRLRDAIAKKIDRVPFGYFEKTSTGDTLSRITNDVDTLGQSLNQGITQAITSAVTVVGVLVMMLSINWIMTLVALVMVPVSIALVAVVVRLSQKHFVAQQRLLGALNGRVEETFSGHAVVRAFGREDETVRAYEADNEALYNAGWKAQFLSGLMMPVLGFVGNLGYVAVAVTGAFFAVAGTITVGDIQAFVQYVKNFTQPITQLAQISNVLQSLAAAAERIFAFLDLPEVPKETSAVDPAALSTDVEFDGVRFGYAPDAPVIRNFSARVAAGQTVAIVGPTGAGKTTMVKLLMRFYDVDAGAIRIGGADIRELSRPDVRNLFAMVLQDTWLFSGTVRENIRYGRLNATDGEVEAAAREACADHFIRMLPGGYDFEINEDASNLSQGQRQLITIARALLADRRMLILDEATSSVDTRTELRIQEAMDRLMAGRTSFVIAHRLSTIRAADLILVMRDGDIVEQGSHEELLAAGGFYAELYNSQFASCNDRFEE; encoded by the coding sequence ATGAGCGGGCATCCTTCCTTCATTCCCAAGGCCGGCGGCGGCCCTCGGCGGGGCTCCGGCGGCCACGGGCACGGCCCCGGCGGCCATGGCCCGGCGGCCCGCATGATGGGCGGCGAGAAGGCGCTGGCCTTCGGCCCCACCATGAAGCGCATGCTCGCCTTCATGGGGCAGTTCAAGGGCCGGCTTCTGCTCGTGCTCCTGTTCGCCATAGCTTCCACCGCGTTTTCCATCGTGGGGCCCAAGGTGCTCTCCGAGGCCACCACGGTGCTCTTCGACGGCGCTGTGGCCTCTGCAGCCGGCACCGGCTCGATCGATTTCGACGCCATCGGCCGCATCCTTCTGGCGACGCTGGTCCTGTACCTGCTGTCGGCGGCGTGCTCGTGGGTGCAGTCCTGGGTCATGAGCTACGTCTCCCAGCAGACGTGCTACCGGCTGCGCGACGCCATTGCGAAAAAGATCGACCGCGTGCCCTTCGGGTATTTCGAGAAGACCTCCACGGGCGATACCCTCTCGCGCATCACCAACGATGTGGACACGCTGGGCCAGAGCCTCAACCAGGGCATCACCCAGGCCATCACCTCGGCGGTCACGGTGGTGGGCGTGCTTGTCATGATGCTCTCCATCAACTGGATCATGACGCTCGTGGCCCTGGTCATGGTGCCGGTTTCCATAGCGCTCGTGGCGGTGGTGGTGAGGCTCTCCCAGAAGCACTTCGTGGCCCAGCAGCGTCTGCTCGGCGCGCTGAACGGCCGTGTGGAGGAGACGTTCTCGGGCCATGCCGTCGTGCGCGCCTTCGGGCGGGAGGACGAGACCGTGCGCGCCTACGAGGCCGACAACGAGGCGCTCTACAACGCCGGCTGGAAGGCGCAGTTCCTCTCTGGCCTCATGATGCCGGTGCTCGGGTTCGTAGGGAATCTGGGGTATGTGGCCGTCGCCGTCACCGGCGCGTTCTTCGCCGTGGCGGGCACTATCACGGTAGGCGACATCCAGGCCTTCGTTCAGTACGTGAAGAACTTCACACAGCCCATCACCCAGCTGGCCCAGATTTCCAACGTGCTGCAGTCCCTGGCCGCGGCGGCCGAGCGCATCTTCGCCTTCCTCGATCTGCCCGAGGTGCCGAAAGAGACCTCCGCCGTGGATCCCGCGGCGCTTTCCACCGATGTGGAATTCGACGGCGTGCGCTTCGGCTACGCGCCCGATGCGCCCGTCATCCGCAACTTCTCCGCTCGCGTGGCCGCCGGGCAAACCGTGGCCATCGTCGGCCCCACGGGCGCCGGCAAGACCACCATGGTGAAGCTGCTCATGCGCTTCTACGACGTGGACGCGGGCGCCATCCGTATCGGCGGCGCCGACATCCGCGAGCTGTCACGCCCCGATGTGCGGAATCTGTTCGCCATGGTGCTGCAGGATACGTGGCTGTTCTCCGGCACCGTGCGCGAGAACATCCGCTACGGGCGGCTTAATGCCACCGATGGGGAAGTGGAGGCGGCCGCGCGCGAGGCCTGCGCCGACCATTTCATCCGCATGCTGCCCGGCGGCTACGACTTCGAGATCAACGAGGACGCGAGCAACTTGAGCCAGGGCCAGCGCCAGCTCATCACCATTGCCCGGGCCCTTCTGGCCGACCGCCGCATGCTCATTCTGGACGAGGCCACCTCCTCGGTGGACACGCGCACCGAGCTGCGCATCCAAGAGGCCATGGACCGGCTCATGGCGGGACGCACGTCCTTCGTCATCGCGCATAGGCTCTCCACCATCCGCGCGGCCGATCTCATCTTGGTCATGCGCGACGGCGACATCGTGGAGCAGGGCAGCCACGAGGAGCTGCTCGCCGCGGGCGGTTTCTACGCCGAACTGTACAACTCCCAGTTCGCCTCCTGCAACGACCGCTTCGAGGAGTAG
- a CDS encoding ABC transporter ATP-binding protein, with translation MIRFLGQHKGAVALVMLLLLLKAGCELAIPVLTSQIVDVGIAQSGVEDLDVLAGYKAAGVDLFPIQMAYLLRIGGLMLLAAAGSMVLDVTAGFVSARTGAKIGRDLRRRLFARVVAFSDAEINQFSAASLITRGTNDVTLIQNVCTMVMRMVLYAPILAIGGVVMVMVTNPQLGWIVVLAVAMVFAVIAVLFRFTLPRFKIMQTLIDRVNLVAREMLNGLSVVRAFNREGFEENRFDAASRKLRDTQLFTNRAMAFMMPTMMLVMNLTSVAIVWFGAQGVAAGTMQTGDLIAFITYAMVIIMGCLIMGMVSIMLPRADVAAQRLSEVLATEPTVRDPQAPTRVRSDAAAGARITFDDVSFRYTDDGDPALSHVSFTAEPGTTLAIVGPTGSGKSTIVKLIERFYDPTEGSVTLDGVDLRALSQADLRACFGYVPQKAFLFEGTVESNIAYGDESADEAAIRGALEVACALDFVEAREGGLSAPIAQGGDNVSGGQRQRLAMARALVRRPRAYLFDDCFSALDYATDARVRAALPAWAAGSTVILVAQRISTVLAADRIVVLDEGRVAGVGTHGELMESCPEYREIALSQLSEEELVEGGAR, from the coding sequence GTGATCCGGTTTCTCGGGCAGCACAAGGGGGCGGTGGCGCTCGTCATGCTGCTTCTGCTCCTGAAGGCCGGCTGCGAGCTGGCCATCCCGGTGCTCACCTCGCAGATCGTCGATGTGGGCATCGCCCAGTCGGGCGTGGAGGACCTCGACGTCCTTGCGGGCTACAAGGCCGCCGGCGTCGATCTGTTCCCCATTCAGATGGCCTATCTCCTGCGCATCGGCGGCCTCATGCTGCTCGCCGCCGCTGGCTCCATGGTGCTCGATGTGACCGCCGGCTTCGTGTCGGCCCGCACCGGCGCCAAGATCGGCCGCGACTTGCGCCGGCGCCTGTTCGCGCGGGTGGTGGCCTTCTCCGATGCCGAGATCAACCAGTTCTCGGCGGCCTCGCTCATCACGCGCGGCACCAACGACGTCACCCTCATCCAGAACGTGTGCACCATGGTGATGCGCATGGTGCTCTACGCCCCCATCCTCGCCATCGGCGGCGTGGTCATGGTCATGGTCACCAACCCCCAGTTGGGGTGGATCGTCGTGCTCGCCGTGGCCATGGTCTTCGCGGTCATCGCCGTTCTGTTCCGCTTCACGCTGCCGCGGTTCAAAATCATGCAGACGCTCATCGATCGCGTGAACCTCGTGGCCCGCGAGATGCTGAACGGCCTGTCGGTGGTGCGCGCCTTCAACCGCGAGGGCTTCGAGGAGAATCGCTTCGACGCCGCCTCGCGCAAGCTGCGTGATACCCAGCTGTTCACCAACCGCGCCATGGCCTTCATGATGCCCACCATGATGCTTGTGATGAACCTCACCTCGGTGGCCATCGTGTGGTTCGGCGCTCAGGGCGTGGCCGCGGGCACCATGCAGACCGGCGATCTCATCGCGTTCATCACCTACGCCATGGTCATCATCATGGGCTGCCTCATCATGGGGATGGTGTCCATCATGCTGCCCCGCGCCGACGTGGCCGCCCAGCGCCTGAGCGAGGTGCTCGCGACCGAGCCCACCGTCCGCGATCCGCAGGCGCCGACTCGCGTGCGATCCGATGCCGCAGCGGGCGCGCGCATCACTTTCGACGACGTCTCCTTCCGCTACACCGACGACGGCGACCCGGCGCTCTCCCATGTGTCGTTTACGGCCGAGCCCGGCACCACGCTGGCCATCGTGGGCCCCACCGGTTCGGGCAAGTCCACCATCGTGAAGCTCATCGAGCGCTTCTACGACCCGACGGAGGGCTCCGTCACCCTCGACGGCGTCGATCTGCGCGCGCTTTCCCAGGCCGACCTGCGGGCGTGCTTCGGCTATGTGCCCCAGAAGGCCTTCCTGTTCGAGGGCACGGTGGAAAGCAACATCGCCTACGGAGACGAGAGCGCCGACGAGGCGGCCATCCGCGGCGCCCTTGAGGTGGCCTGCGCCCTGGATTTCGTGGAAGCGCGCGAGGGAGGCCTTTCCGCTCCCATCGCCCAGGGAGGCGACAACGTCTCCGGCGGCCAGCGCCAGCGGCTGGCCATGGCCCGCGCCCTTGTGCGGCGCCCGCGGGCCTACCTGTTCGACGACTGCTTCTCGGCGCTCGACTACGCCACGGATGCCCGCGTGCGCGCCGCGCTGCCCGCTTGGGCCGCCGGCTCCACCGTGATCCTCGTGGCCCAGCGCATCTCCACGGTGCTTGCCGCCGATCGCATCGTCGTGCTCGACGAGGGCCGCGTCGCCGGCGTGGGCACCCACGGCGAGCTTATGGAGAGCTGTCCCGAGTACCGCGAAATCGCCCTGTCCCAGCTTTCCGAGGAAGAACTTGTGGAAGGGGGTGCGCGATGA
- a CDS encoding AzlD domain-containing protein, which produces MSWEEFWFVLIGCVLAMWACRVIPLFLLKGRELPPRLAQALGFIPPAAFAALVANDLLNPGMFDAGVWPAAIPLVAAVASALVAVKTKSLLWTAVAGVAVYAALAFFAV; this is translated from the coding sequence ATGAGCTGGGAGGAGTTCTGGTTTGTTCTCATCGGGTGCGTGCTGGCCATGTGGGCCTGCCGCGTCATCCCGCTGTTTCTGCTGAAGGGCCGCGAGCTGCCCCCGCGCCTCGCCCAGGCCCTCGGCTTCATCCCGCCCGCGGCGTTCGCGGCGCTCGTGGCCAACGACCTTTTGAACCCCGGCATGTTCGACGCGGGCGTGTGGCCGGCGGCCATCCCGCTCGTGGCCGCTGTGGCATCGGCGCTCGTGGCCGTGAAGACCAAGTCGCTTCTGTGGACCGCCGTGGCCGGCGTGGCCGTCTACGCGGCGCTCGCCTTCTTTGCGGTGTAG
- a CDS encoding AzlC family ABC transporter permease, which yields MFSREHILSAFSAAVPIMLGYVAIGLPCGILGNTIGLNPLQVALLSILLYSGAGQFMIPNMFLAGSSVAAITASVSLVNTRQMLYAASFAPQCAASPRWLAALFAASVTDESYGVNTARFAEGNWSVDRALMVNLFSQSSWTISNIVGCAVGAAVDIPVPIAAFAMTAIFICLLVTQKFTSANIVAMIVAMLGVYLCKALGLTGPAILIGAVAGVVCALAFSALFPRRPVTASAPGTDPVGVDLGRPSSSGDTSPDEGGERR from the coding sequence ATGTTTTCTCGCGAGCACATACTTTCGGCGTTCTCCGCCGCCGTTCCCATCATGCTGGGCTATGTGGCCATTGGCCTTCCCTGTGGCATTTTGGGGAACACCATCGGGCTGAACCCTTTGCAGGTGGCGCTCCTGTCCATCCTTCTGTATTCGGGCGCTGGGCAGTTCATGATCCCCAACATGTTCCTCGCCGGCTCTTCGGTGGCGGCCATCACGGCGTCGGTGTCCCTCGTGAACACGCGCCAGATGCTCTACGCCGCCTCCTTCGCGCCCCAGTGCGCTGCAAGCCCCCGTTGGCTTGCGGCCCTGTTCGCCGCATCGGTGACTGACGAGTCCTACGGCGTGAACACGGCGCGCTTCGCCGAGGGCAACTGGTCGGTGGATCGGGCGCTCATGGTGAACCTGTTCTCCCAAAGCTCCTGGACGATCTCGAACATCGTGGGCTGCGCGGTGGGGGCGGCCGTCGACATCCCCGTGCCCATCGCCGCCTTCGCCATGACGGCCATCTTCATCTGCCTGCTCGTCACCCAGAAGTTCACCTCCGCCAATATCGTCGCCATGATTGTGGCGATGCTCGGCGTGTACCTGTGCAAGGCGCTCGGGCTTACCGGGCCGGCCATTCTCATCGGCGCTGTTGCCGGTGTCGTGTGCGCCCTGGCGTTCTCGGCGCTGTTCCCGCGCCGTCCCGTCACGGCAAGCGCTCCCGGTACTGATCCCGTAGGGGTCGACCTTGGTCGCCCCTCCTCGAGTGGGGACACCTCGCCTGATGAGGGCGGTGAGCGCCGATGA